Part of the Halogeometricum sp. S3BR5-2 genome, GAGTGCGCCGACGAGGCGGTGAGCGAGGGACACGCGGACGGAAGTGGGAAGGGAGACGACGGCGGGAGCGAGACCGAGTGCGGCGACGACTCCGAGGCGGACGCGGAGACGGCCCACTCCCGACAGCCCTGCTGAGTAGCCTAAGTAGCGTCGTCCGCGACCCGTCCGCGTCTCCCGGGAGCGGTCAGTCGAGGACGCCGCGCGCGATGATGTCCTTCTGTATCTCGCTGGTCCCCTCGTAGATGGTCGTTATCTTCGAATCGCGGTACATCCGCTCGACGTCGAAGTCGGTCGTGTAGCCGTAGCCGCCGTGAACCTGGACGGCCTCGTTCGTCACGTCGACGGCCGCCTCGCTGGCGAAGTACTTCGCCATCGCGGCCGCGGTGCGCGGGTCCTCCCCCGCGTCGTCCTGCCGGGCCGCCTCGCGGACCATCAGGCGCGCGGCCTGTATCTGCGTCGCCATCTCGGAGAACTTGTGGCGGACGGCCTGGATGTCCGAGATGGGGCCGCCGAACTGCTCTCGGTCGCCCGCGTACGCCTTCGCCTCGTCGAACGCCGACTGCGCGAGGCCGACGGCCTGCGCGGCGATGCCGACGCGCCCGCCGGTGAGGATGTGAAATGCGGCTGAGAGCCCCTTTCCCTCCTCGGTGAGTCGGTTCTCGGCGGGGATGCGCACGTCGTCGAAGACGAGCGCCGTCGTGTCTGAGGCGCGGAGGCCGAGTTTGTGCTCCTTCTTGCCCACCTCGATACCGGCGTCCTTCGGGACGAGGAACTGCGTGACCGACCCGGGGTCCTCGCGGTCCGTCTTGGCGAAGAGGATGCACACCTCTCCCCGTTCGCCGTTCGTGATCCACTGCTTCTTCCCGTCGATGACGTACTCGTCGCCCTCGCGGCGCGCGACGGTGGACATCTCCGCGGGGTTCGACCCGGCGTCGGGTTCCGACAGCGCGAACATCCCCACGGGGCGGCCGTCGACCATCTCCGGCAACCACGTCTCCTTCTGCTCGTCGCTTCCGAACTCCGCGATACACGAGGTGGCGAGACAGTGGACGGACAGCGCCGTCGCCACCGCGAGTTGGCCGTAGGCCACCTGCTCGTTCACGAGGGCGTACGTCGCCCGGTCGGCGTCGAAGCCGCCGTACTCCTCGGGGACGGTCAGGCCCGTCAGGTCGAGGTCGGCGAGGCCGTCCCACACCTCCTCGGGGAACTCCTCCGTCTCGTCGGCCTCCCGCGCCGTCGGGCGAATCTCCTCGACGGCGAACTCCCGGACCACGTCCCGAATCGCTCGCTGCTCGTCGGTGAGGGCCGAATCCGCGCCTGCGAGTGTCATGGCTCTCGTTTCGGTCTATGATGGAAAAAGGTGAGCGAATCGTCGCGGGGGAGATGCGACTTCGTCCGCCGAAGAGCCTTAGACGGTTGACAGCATATCGATGGCCGTGTTCACCTACGCCCTCCTCTGGACCGCGACACACGCCGCGGAACTCTGGTGTCTGCTCTGCTCGCTCTCGGTGTGAGAAGGTCGACTCCGTCCGTCGACGGCGTCACCGCGAGACGGAGGCCCGCGACCGCTGCCCATGTGACTGGCCGACACACCTGCGGCAGCGTTAGGTGCGCGCGCGACACTCATCGGCCCATGACGGAGATTTCGCTGGATGGCCGGACGCTCGCGGGCGTCGCCAACGGGGAGGACGGCGAGGTGAGCGCGGAGACGAGGTTCCGATTCGAACAGGACGGCGAGCGCATCTCCGCGACGTACGCGGGGGGAGACGTGGCTGACGGCTATCTGGTCGGCACGCTCGACGGCGGGGAGTGGGACGTTCGGTACGTACAGATGAACGCCGACGGCGAGACGGCCACCGGGCACTCGGTGGGAACGGTCACGCTCCTCGACGACGGACGCGTCCGCGTCGAAGACGTCTGGGAGTGGGAGTCGAGGGACGGCGCTGGCGAGTCGGTGTTAGAGGAGGTAGACGGCGCCCAACGGTCTCGCCGGTAGTCGCCGGTAGCCGGTCCGCCGCTGAACGGCGACGCGGCGCGAGCGAACTCAGACGTCTCGCAGGAACGCCGTCACGTCCACCGGGTCGGCGTCGAGGCCGCCGCCCTGCGCGAACGGCGGGCCGCCGCCTCCGCCGCCGCCGAACTCGTCGGTCGCTCCCTCGACGACGTCGCCGGCGTGGACGCCGCTCTCCCCGTCGGCGGTGACGACGACGTACGGTCGTTCGCCCGCGCCGACGACGGCCACCACGTCGGCGCCGCCCGCCTCGCCGACGGCCGACTTCGCCGCCTCGCCCGCGCGGTTGGCGTCGAAGCCGTCGAGGACGCCGACGCGCCACGTCGCCCCCTCCTTCGTGACCGTCTCGAACTCCGCGATTCGGTTCTCCAGCAGTTCGGATTCGAGTTCGCGGACCTCTCGCTCTAACCGCTCGTTGTCCGCCCGGAGCGACGCCGCCGCTTCGCCGACGTCCGCGACGCCGGTTTCGAGTTCGCGGGCGGCGTCGAGGGCCGCGCGGTGGACCGCCGCGCGCCGGTCGATGCCCGCCGCGCCGACGGCGAACTCCACGCGGGTGAGTCCCTCGCCGGGGTTCGAGCGTCCGAGGACGGTGACGGGGCCTATCTCCGCGGTGTTCGAGACGTGCGTCCCGCCGCAGGCGGCCACGTCCCAGCCGTCGACGGTGACGAGACGAACCGTGTCGGCGTCGTCCATCACGCCCTCCTCGGTCTTGGTGTTAAACGCCACCTCCGCCCGGTCGAGGGCCTCCTCGGTCGGAACCTCCTCCCACGAGACGCCGCGGGACTCCCAGACGGTGCGGTTGACGAGGCGTTCGAGTTCGACCAGCACCTCGTCGTCGATGTCGGTGGAGGTGACGAAGTCGACGCGCACCTTCTCGGGCGAGATGTCGAACCCGCCGTAGCCGAGGTCCGAGAGCACCTCCCGACCGGCACCGTAAAGAACGTGACTAGCCGTGTGTGCGCGCATGCAGTACGTCCGGAACTCGTCGTCGACGACGCCGGTCACCCGGTCCCCCGGCGAGAAGTCGGGGTCGGATTCGAGCGTGTGAACCACAGACTCCGTCCCCGCGTCCGTCTGCACGTCTTCGACCGGGACGCCGTCGAGCGTCCCCCTGTCGGCGGGTTGGCCGCCGCTCTCGGCGTAGAAGTACGTCCGGTCGAGCGTCACCGCGCGGCCGTCGACGCCCGTCACCTCGGCTTCGAACTCGCGAATCGTCGGCTCCGCGGGAGCACGCGTCAGCATGCTTCACCCGTGCGCCGCCGGCCGACAAAAGTGGTGTCGTCGCGTCAATCGAGGGCCGGAGGGGTCGCCTACTCGTCGACGAGTGTCACGCCCAGTCGCTCTTCGAGGGCGCGGACGAGCGACCCGCCGACGTCCGCGCGGGTGGCCCGCCCCTGTTCGACGGCGTCGACGTCGGACTCCTCGGCGTCGAGTTCCGCCGCGAGTTCCTCGACGGTCAGACCCGCCTCCTGGCGGGCGTTCGCCACCACGTCGCCGTAGTCGGAGACGAGGTAGGGGAGTCGGTCCTTCTCGTAGTTCGTCCCCTGCTCCCAGTGCTTGGAGTCGCCCTTCGCCTGGTCGTACATCTTCGCCTGCCGCTGGGCGGCGCGTTTCTTCCGGTTCGGCTCCCCGTCCGAGGAGGACGAACCGCCGGACGACGACCCGCCGCCCTCGTGCCGGGAGTCGTCGTGCGGCGCGCAGTCCGGGCAGACCAAGAGGTCGGCGCCGGCGACGTTGGCGCGGCGGAGTTTCGGCGTCGAACGACCGCAGAGTTCGCAGCTATCGCCGTCGTTCCCGCCTCCCCCGCCTCCGGTGGAGTACTTCGGCATACACCCACGTACCCGCTCTATCCTTTTAAAATGGTGGACGGTGGACGGAGTGTCGGCGGCGTGTGCAGACGCGAGTGAGACGTCCGGTTACGGAACGGAGAACTCTCTCCGGAAGTAGTGTCGGAAGGATTGTGCGTGGGTGATGTCCCGGAAGGGAATCACCTGCATCGATGTGAAGGTTCGTTGGAACCTCCCGTGCGATGCGTGGGACCGGATTTGAACCGGCGGACTCCTACGAGACAGCGCCCTCAACGCTGCGCCGTTGGCCTGGCTTGGCTACCCACGCTCGCTGTGTCGTGTTGCACTCCATCGTTGTTCGGGGTAATTTAAATGAGTTTCCTTTCGCCGCCCACGTGTCGGGCGTTCGCAGGCGCCACGCGGTCGGTACGGTTTTGGCCGCCGAGGCTCCCCCTTCGGACATGGAACTCCGCGCTCGAAACCACGTCCCCGCGGTGACGGCGGCGCTGAGCGCCGTCTCGCTGGCGCTCGTCTTCGGCACCGTGCTCGGCTACGTCCCGGAGTCGTCGCTCCCCCGCGCCTCCGAACGCACGCTGGCCGCCATCCCGCACCTGAACGCGGTGCTCAGCACGACGGCCATCGGAACCATCCTCCTCGGCGTGCGCGCGATACGCCGCGGCGACGTGAGCCGGCACCGGACGCTGATGCTCACCACGCTGGCGCTGTTCGTCGCCTTCCTCGTCTGCTATCTCTACCGTATCGCGCTCGTGGGAACGGCCGAGTTCCCCGGCCCCGCGGCGGTGTACCGCTTCGTCTACCTCCCGACGCTGGCTATCCACATCCTCCTGGCCATCGCCTGTATCCCGCTGGTCTACTACGCCGTCCTCGTCGCCGTGACCCGACCGGTCGCGGAGATATACGACAGCGCGCACAGGCGGGTCGGCCGCGTCGCGGCGTCGCTGTGGCTCGTCTCCTTCTTCCTCGGCGACGTGGTGTACCTCCTGCTGTACCACGTCTACTGACTGCTGGTCCGGCGGTTCGGGGGACGACGTCGATTAAGAAACGAATCGCGGGGCGGGCGTTCGAGCGTCTACAGCAGGTTCCGGATGGCCTTCTTGATGCTCGAACCCTTCTGTATCTTCTCGAGCGACCGCAGCGTGTCCTTCTCCTCGTCGAGGTTCGCTTCGAGCGGCCCCTTCACGTCGCCCTCGAACTCGAGTTCGTTGGCGAGCGTGATGAGCGACTGGTACGCCGTTATCTCCACGCGCTCGGTCTTGATGCCCGCCGTGAGGTTGAACGGCGTCTTGAGGTCGTCCGACCCCACCTCCCGCTCGAACTCCTCGCGGTCGCGCAGCAGACCGTCGAGGACGCCGCTCTCGGCCTCCTCCGGCGTCTCGCCGAGTTCTCGGAACACCCGTTCGAGGCGTTCCACCTGCTGCCGCGTCTCGTCGCGGTGAGACGAGAAGCCCTTCGCGAGTTTCTCGTCCGGCGTCTCGGCGGCGAGTTCGTCCAGCACGTCGACGAGTCGGTTCTCCACGTAGTACATCTGCTTGAGTTCGTGCACGAACAGGTCGCGTGACGTTTCGAGGACCATCGTAGTACGGACGTGTCGCGCGACGCGGATAAGCAGCACCGGCCGCGAGGCAGACTGTCGGTCACAGTCTGGTATCGGGGCGACACTGTCGTCTCGGAGCGATTCGTCTCGGACCGGTGGCGGGCGAACGCGAACCGGTCGCGTCAGTCGTCGGCGAGCGTCGCGTCCTCGGAGATGGCGGGTCGGGAGACGTCGCGGTCCGTCGCCTCCCCGTCGATGTCGTAGGGGTACTCGCCGGTGACGCACCCGAGACAGAGGTCCGTCCGCGACTCGCCGAGCACCTCGCTGATGGCGTCGATGGAGAGGTACGAGAGGCTGTCGGCGCCGATGTCGTCGCGTATCTCCGCCGTGGTCTTATCCGAGGCGATGAGTTCCTCGCGCGTGGCCATGTCGATGCCCATGTAGCAGGGGGCGACGATGGGCGGCGCGCCGATGCGGACGTGCACCTCCTCCGCGCCGGCGTCGCGGACGAGTTGGACGAGTTGTCGGGAGGTGGTGCCGCGGACGATGCTGTCGTCGATGATGGTGACCGAACGCCCCTCGATGGTGCTCTTTATCGGATTGAGCTTCAGGCGGACGGCGCGTTCGCGTTCGTCCTGCGTCGGCATGATGAACGTCCGACCGACGTAGCGGTTCTTCATCAGGCCCTCGGCGAACTCGACGCTGTCCTCGCCCTCGCGGGGGTCGCCGTCGGGCGTCGTCTCGTTGGCCGCCTCGGCGTACCCGGAGGCGAACGCGCGGCCGGAGTCGGGGACGGGCATCACCACGTCGGACTCGACGCCGGACTCCTCCCAGAGCTTTCGACCCAGGTCGCGGCGGGCCTCGTAGACGAGGGTGTCGTCGATGACGGAGTCGGGGCGGGCGAAGTAGACGTGCTCGAAGAAACAGTGGGCGGTGTCCTCCCGTTCGACGAGTTGGTAGGTGTCGTAGCCGGAGCCGTCGGCGTCGAGGACGACGAGTTCGCCCGGTCGCACGTCGCGGACGAGTTCGCCGTCGAGGGTGTCGATGGCCGCGGACTCGCTGGCGAGGACGTAGCCGTCCTCCAGTTCGCCGATGCAGAGCGGCCGGTTGCCTTCGGGGTCCCGGACGCCGAGCACCGTCTCGTCGTGCATGATGGTCAGCGAGTAGGAGCCGTGGATGCGCGTCATCGTGTGTTTGACGGCGCGGACGAGGTCCTCTTCTAAGAGATTCCGAGCGAGTTCGTGGGCGATGACCTCCGTGTCGCCCGCCGAGGTGAACGCGTGCCCGAGGTCCTCCAGTTCCGCGCGTATCTCGTCGGCGTTCACGAGGTTGCCGTTGTGCGCGAGGCCGAGCGACCCCGACTTGAACGAGACGGAGAACGGTTGGGCGCAACAGGAGCCGAGACCCCCGGAGGTGGGGTAGCGGACGTGCCCGATGCCCGTCGCCCCCGCCAGCGAGTCGAGGTCGGACTCGCCGAACACGTCGCCGACGAGTCCCGTCTCGACGTGGCTGTGCTGTTGGAACCCGTCGTGGGTGACGATTCCCGCCGACTCCTGCCCGCGGTGCTGAAGCGCGTACAGGGAGTAGTACAGGGGCCGCGCGGCGGCGCGGTCCGAGAGGGCGACGCCGACGACGCCGCACTTCTCGGTGGGCCCCGAGAGGTCCGCGGCGGTCGGTTGCTGTCGGCCCGCGTCGCGTCCGGGTGTGGGGGTCTGAGCGTCCCGCCCGTCTGACATACACGAGAGTCCGGCGCCGAAGCGTAAAAAACCCGTCCTTGTGCCTTCTTTGCCGGTTCTAGAGGCGATTATGTGCACATTCGTGCATTATCTGACGCGGTCGGACTGGAGGGGTTACTCGACGGCGAGTCGATGATACGGACGGCACTGCTGCTCGGGGAAAGGAGAGAAGAGACGAGAGAGAGGAGAGGCCGCTTCAGTTACCGTGGTCGCCCGACTTCGACTGCCACTCGTAGTCGCGGCGTTTGGCGGACTTGCCGAACCCGCACGAGGAGCACTGCTTCTTCTTCACGTGGTAGGACTTCTCACCGCAGCGACGGCACTTCACGTGCGTCGTCTTGTTCTTCTTTCCTTGGCTCGGGGTTCCTGCTCCCGTCATGCTTTGATCGTGACGACGTTATCGCCGCGTATAATGGTTGTGTCTTCCACCGGCGTCACTTCTATCTCGCCGAGGATGGTCTCCTCTTCGTCGGCCGGCGCCTCGAGGACAACGTTCATGTGCTGGTCGTAGCCCGCCAGAGTTCCGTGGTAGGAGCTCCCGTCTTTCAGGTTGACGGTCACGGATTCTTCCAGCGAAGCCTCGAGTACGTCGAGGGGTCGTCCGCTCATGGCAACAACGCATCG contains:
- a CDS encoding acyl-CoA dehydrogenase family protein, which encodes MTLAGADSALTDEQRAIRDVVREFAVEEIRPTAREADETEEFPEEVWDGLADLDLTGLTVPEEYGGFDADRATYALVNEQVAYGQLAVATALSVHCLATSCIAEFGSDEQKETWLPEMVDGRPVGMFALSEPDAGSNPAEMSTVARREGDEYVIDGKKQWITNGERGEVCILFAKTDREDPGSVTQFLVPKDAGIEVGKKEHKLGLRASDTTALVFDDVRIPAENRLTEEGKGLSAAFHILTGGRVGIAAQAVGLAQSAFDEAKAYAGDREQFGGPISDIQAVRHKFSEMATQIQAARLMVREAARQDDAGEDPRTAAAMAKYFASEAAVDVTNEAVQVHGGYGYTTDFDVERMYRDSKITTIYEGTSEIQKDIIARGVLD
- a CDS encoding alanyl-tRNA editing protein — protein: MLTRAPAEPTIREFEAEVTGVDGRAVTLDRTYFYAESGGQPADRGTLDGVPVEDVQTDAGTESVVHTLESDPDFSPGDRVTGVVDDEFRTYCMRAHTASHVLYGAGREVLSDLGYGGFDISPEKVRVDFVTSTDIDDEVLVELERLVNRTVWESRGVSWEEVPTEEALDRAEVAFNTKTEEGVMDDADTVRLVTVDGWDVAACGGTHVSNTAEIGPVTVLGRSNPGEGLTRVEFAVGAAGIDRRAAVHRAALDAARELETGVADVGEAAASLRADNERLEREVRELESELLENRIAEFETVTKEGATWRVGVLDGFDANRAGEAAKSAVGEAGGADVVAVVGAGERPYVVVTADGESGVHAGDVVEGATDEFGGGGGGGPPFAQGGGLDADPVDVTAFLRDV
- a CDS encoding multiprotein-bridging factor 1 family protein; translated protein: MPKYSTGGGGGGNDGDSCELCGRSTPKLRRANVAGADLLVCPDCAPHDDSRHEGGGSSSGGSSSSDGEPNRKKRAAQRQAKMYDQAKGDSKHWEQGTNYEKDRLPYLVSDYGDVVANARQEAGLTVEELAAELDAEESDVDAVEQGRATRADVGGSLVRALEERLGVTLVDE
- a CDS encoding DUF420 domain-containing protein, with product MELRARNHVPAVTAALSAVSLALVFGTVLGYVPESSLPRASERTLAAIPHLNAVLSTTAIGTILLGVRAIRRGDVSRHRTLMLTTLALFVAFLVCYLYRIALVGTAEFPGPAAVYRFVYLPTLAIHILLAIACIPLVYYAVLVAVTRPVAEIYDSAHRRVGRVAASLWLVSFFLGDVVYLLLYHVY
- a CDS encoding ferritin-like domain-containing protein gives rise to the protein MVLETSRDLFVHELKQMYYVENRLVDVLDELAAETPDEKLAKGFSSHRDETRQQVERLERVFRELGETPEEAESGVLDGLLRDREEFEREVGSDDLKTPFNLTAGIKTERVEITAYQSLITLANELEFEGDVKGPLEANLDEEKDTLRSLEKIQKGSSIKKAIRNLL
- the purF gene encoding amidophosphoribosyltransferase; the protein is MSDGRDAQTPTPGRDAGRQQPTAADLSGPTEKCGVVGVALSDRAAARPLYYSLYALQHRGQESAGIVTHDGFQQHSHVETGLVGDVFGESDLDSLAGATGIGHVRYPTSGGLGSCCAQPFSVSFKSGSLGLAHNGNLVNADEIRAELEDLGHAFTSAGDTEVIAHELARNLLEEDLVRAVKHTMTRIHGSYSLTIMHDETVLGVRDPEGNRPLCIGELEDGYVLASESAAIDTLDGELVRDVRPGELVVLDADGSGYDTYQLVEREDTAHCFFEHVYFARPDSVIDDTLVYEARRDLGRKLWEESGVESDVVMPVPDSGRAFASGYAEAANETTPDGDPREGEDSVEFAEGLMKNRYVGRTFIMPTQDERERAVRLKLNPIKSTIEGRSVTIIDDSIVRGTTSRQLVQLVRDAGAEEVHVRIGAPPIVAPCYMGIDMATREELIASDKTTAEIRDDIGADSLSYLSIDAISEVLGESRTDLCLGCVTGEYPYDIDGEATDRDVSRPAISEDATLADD
- a CDS encoding 50S ribosomal protein L37e, translated to MTGAGTPSQGKKNKTTHVKCRRCGEKSYHVKKKQCSSCGFGKSAKRRDYEWQSKSGDHGN
- a CDS encoding LSM domain-containing protein, with translation MSGRPLDVLEASLEESVTVNLKDGSSYHGTLAGYDQHMNVVLEAPADEEETILGEIEVTPVEDTTIIRGDNVVTIKA